The region ACGGCGCGCCTGTTGCTCGGCATTTTGGCCGGCCAGCCGTTTCACGCTTGCCTTGTCGGCGATGAATCGATCGCCAAGCGGCCGATGGGGCGGGTGACGAAGCCGCTTCGCGAAATGGGTGCGCATATTGATGGGCGCGATGGGGGCAATTATACGCCGCTTTCCATCCGCGGCGGCGCGCTTCGCCCGCTTCGCTACACTTCGCCGGTGGCGAGCGCGCAAGTAAAATCGGCCATTTTGCTTGCCGGCTTATTCGCTGACGGCGTGACGTCTGTTTCCGAACCGCACCGCTCGCGCGATCATACCGAGCGGATGGTTCGGTTGTTTGGCGGTGAAGTGAGTGTGGATGGCTTGACCGTCTCGGTGGCTGGCCCGCAACGCTTGCGCGGAACGCACATTTACGTTCCCGGCGATATTTCGTCAGCCGCCTTTTTCCTTGTCGCCGGCGCCATTGTGCCGAACAGCGAAATTACGCTGAAAAACGTTGGCTTAAATCCAACGCGGACCGGCATCATCGATGTGCTTACACAAATGGGGGCGGATATTGCGATTGACAACGTCCGCAACGAGGAAACCGAGCCGGTCGGTGATATTACGGTCCGCACGTCGACGCTTCGGGCGGTCGAAATCGGCGGGGATCTCATTCCAAGATTGATCGACGAAATTCCGATCATTGCCTTGCTCGCGACGCAGGCGGAAGGAACGACCGTCATCAAAGACGCGAGCGAACTGAAGGTGAAAGAGACGAACCGGATCGATACGGTCGTCACCGAATTGAAAAAATTCGGCGCTGACATTGAGGCGACCGATGATGGCATGATCATCCGCGGCAAAACGCCGCTTTACGCTGATGGGATCGTTGTCGACAGCCATGGCGACCACCGCATCGGCATGATGCTCGCCGTTGCCGCCTGCATCGCCAAAGGGACGGTCCGCCTCGAGCGTTCGGAAGCGGTCGCCGTTTCCTATCCGGCGTTTTTTGCTGATCTCCGTTCGCTGCTGTAAGGCCTCCCGCCCCAAGCGGGCGGGCGGTCATATTTTGCGTTGTTCGTTCATATATTGTCAGTGAGAGGGATTGGCTTCGTATTTTTTTGAAAGCGGATACATCCCGGTTTTCGGCCGAAAAACGGCGCACCTTTCAGACAGCGAGCGGTTTGGTTGCGGAAACGGCCATGATCGATTATCATCATTCATGTTCCCGTTGTAACGGTACATAACGATTTGAATGGCAAAGGCGGATGGGCTCCTGTGGGCGCCCGGCCGCCTGCCGCAAGAGAGGGCTGACGAAACCATGACACGCGTCGAACAAATCATTCGCTTAGTGGAAAACGGAAACGTCGATCAGGCGTTGGCGCTCGTGCCGAAAGTGAAAAAATATGGAAGTGATGAAGAAAAATACGCGCTTGCCGACTGCTTGTACGGATGGGGAATGCCGGAAGAGGC is a window of Geobacillus kaustophilus DNA encoding:
- the aroA gene encoding 3-phosphoshikimate 1-carboxyvinyltransferase, which codes for MQLPTNVSSLRGTIEVPGDKSISHRAVMLGALASGRTVIDHFLPGADCLSTIDCFRKLGVDIRRDGTTVVVEGAGPGGLREPAAVLDVGNSGTTARLLLGILAGQPFHACLVGDESIAKRPMGRVTKPLREMGAHIDGRDGGNYTPLSIRGGALRPLRYTSPVASAQVKSAILLAGLFADGVTSVSEPHRSRDHTERMVRLFGGEVSVDGLTVSVAGPQRLRGTHIYVPGDISSAAFFLVAGAIVPNSEITLKNVGLNPTRTGIIDVLTQMGADIAIDNVRNEETEPVGDITVRTSTLRAVEIGGDLIPRLIDEIPIIALLATQAEGTTVIKDASELKVKETNRIDTVVTELKKFGADIEATDDGMIIRGKTPLYADGIVVDSHGDHRIGMMLAVAACIAKGTVRLERSEAVAVSYPAFFADLRSLL